A region of the Macrobrachium nipponense isolate FS-2020 chromosome 14, ASM1510439v2, whole genome shotgun sequence genome:
TTTAAGCCATCCATGTGGTTTGTTTGCAGCTAATTAATTACTAAGTGGTCCCTCAATTATCTGGATTAATAGAGACAAGGGCCCATCAGATAATGCTGAAATCCGGATAACGGTGAGTAAAAAAATCTATTTGGTTGCAAGGGCAACTCCCTACCCTTCCTCACCTAAAATTGTCATTACTACATAGTGGTAAACACTAAATATGCTTATAAACAACCACCATCACACTTTAAACTGAAAATGTTATGCAAAAAGTAATTATCTACCTTATTTTCCCAAATCTGAAGAAAATAAACTCCATAAATGCACTGAAAAACAAGAAATGTAACCCCCTTTTCTCTTGTAATCAACACTTAGTTCAGTAGGCtatacatttttcatttgcaGCTGCAAACACTGAATATGCTTTGTACTCTCTCACTTACCAGTGTGCACTGTCTTGCTTACGATGACTGGGCACTGCCATATACTTGGATCCAACCCTGCTCCATACTCTCAACAATTTCCAATATTTGTTTAAGGGTCAACATCTTCCTCATCCTCTTAGGGCGAGGTGGGACCATACACACTGTCAACAACGTGACACACAACTCAAGTATGACCTGCAATGCTGCATGTAGGGTGTTTCAAAATAGGGGTTCTAATTGACACCAACatataagtttttctttattggctcGCCATATAAAACTTGTCAGACGGTGTATTATTACATTTGAACTGAAAGGAAGGATAATTCAAATCAGTACCTTGATGAAAGCATcgcaaaatgaataatatgactGCAGAAAGTTAGAATATGACATCAACATGATACAGTCACAATGAACAACTAAATCATACAATAATTCAAGTAGTTATGAGAAATAAACAAAGTGTCCTTACCCGGTACCTCCAGAACACACACTAACTCAATAAACAATCTCTTCAGAGAAGCCTCGTACAATTCTAGGGATTTACAACTTTAAACGTACAAAACACTAACGTAAACTTCAATCTACGCTTCCAAACGTTGAACCCTTCAAACTTGATAGGGAGAAGTTAACTTGCCGAGTGCACGAGGTGAACTGAGCGTGAAAGAGAGGTGGCAACGTTCGTTACAGCAATCCCATTgcacagaaatatcgaagaaTACAAAACCGATACAAAATATCtatcaattattattacataaatgatttaaTACAGATCAACACAAATATGATGTTACCCATTTTATAATAGTAGGCAAATGAAATCTTTACTTCTGTTGATTCATAATTTTAAAGGTATGGAGTGCTATATTTCCTACACCCACCACTAATCAACTGGTTTGATTACTCATCACTGGGAAATATAAAGCACTGATAACtgaattaaaactaaaactttcCTTTAATTAGAATGCACGAACTCCTGATCAATAGAGTACTGTATAATGACTACTTTATAGATCACATATCACTTGAGTTATCGATCACGCTTTCACTGCACTCACTTTCCAGAAGACAGCATTACTTTGAAATAGGTCGCAAGTATTCTCCGGATTTGGTTTTGATTCTAGCCTTTCTCACTAGCCAGCTCTGAAACTTCACCACCTCCAGTACTTTGCCCAAAGACCAAGAACCTCGGGGAGTGTCTTTGTCCAACACCAGAACTACGTCATTGATGGCGAGATTGTGTCGTTTTGAGTTCCATCGCTGTCGCTCCTGCAACAAAGGAAGGTATTCTCTGCGCCAACGAATCCAAAACTGGTCAGCAAGATACTGCACCTGGCGCCATTTTTGCTTAACGTACAAGTCTTGCCATTGGAATACTCCTGGAGATGTAACTGATCCCTTCAATGTCAAGATGTGAGCTGGAGTAATGGGCTCTAGATCATGGGGATCCTCTGATGATCTAGTGAGGGGTCTGCTGTTTAAAATTGCTTCAACCTCGCACAGCAGTGTCCGAAGGTTGTCTTCATTGAGTACCTGATGTTGAAGGAGTGCGCCAAGAATGCTACGCACTGACCTTATCTGGCGCTCCCATATGCCCCCAAAGTGGGACGCATACGGAGGGTTAAAGATCCATGTGACACCCTTAGTAGATAACTCGGCCACAACTTGCTTATTAACTATCTTCTCGAACTCCATCCGTAGCTCGTGCTCTGCCCCAATGAAGTTACTACCATTGTTGGAACGAAGAATTTTGTCGGGATAAGAATCTATGCGATGCGTTCACGAATGTGTCTGTGTCCATCGCATCCATCACTTCCAAGTGAACAGCACGAGATGTAAGGCACATGAATTTAACGCTGTAGCGCTTGTGCTCGACACGTCCTCTCTTTATCACGAAGGGCCCAAAG
Encoded here:
- the LOC135226175 gene encoding uncharacterized protein LOC135226175, whose amino-acid sequence is MEFEKIVNKQVVAELSTKGVTWIFNPPYASHFGGIWERQIRSVRSILGALLQHQVLNEDNLRTLLCEVEAILNSRPLTRSSEDPHDLEPITPAHILTLKGSVTSPGVFQWQDLYVKQKWRQVQYLADQFWIRWRREYLPLLQERQRWNSKRHNLAINDVVLVLDKDTPRGSWSLGKVLEVVKFQSWLVRKARIKTKSGEYLRPISK